The proteins below are encoded in one region of Lactuca sativa cultivar Salinas chromosome 3, Lsat_Salinas_v11, whole genome shotgun sequence:
- the LOC111888408 gene encoding protein NRT1/ PTR FAMILY 2.13 — protein MPPPSLPENDVEKSHHHHSPPPVKPTKRKPGGWKSMPYILGNESFERLASIGLVANFTVFLMTVFHMDQVSSSNLINIWSGVSNFAPLIGAFISDAYVGKFWVIAFSSFATLSGMVTMTLIVGLPKLHPPSCTTQQARLNQCQAPTNRQFGILVLALGFLSIGTGGIRPCSLPFGVDQFDPTTDEGRKGINSFFNWYYTTFTIIVLTALTLVVYIQDSVSWVWGFGIPTMLMAFSIVLFFIGTHVYIYVKPEGSIFSGIAQTLVAAYKKRKLEVPRGEKEMTRGKLYDPPMKGMYEVPKLLLTDRFRFLNKGAIVLDGDINPNGSRTSAWKLASIQQIEEVKCLIKVIPIVASGIICFTAILQQGTFTVSQALKMNRHLGPNFQIPAGSIGVISMITIGIWLPIYDRILIPLIRKITKIETGITLLQRIGIGIVFSILSMIVAAFIEKMRRDSANYHNRVDGVAPMSVMWLAPQLILMGFAEAFSILGQLEFYYKEFPDNMKSVANAMFFVTAGVANYVSSALVSMVHNVTGKHGQPDWLTANINEAKVDYFYYVLAGLGVLNLVYYLVVASRYRYKENTRDIEEEPQFDVELYGVKK, from the exons ATGCCACCACCATCTTTGCCGGAAAATGACGTCGAAAAATCTCATCACCACCACTCTCCTCCACCGGTGAAGCCCACAAAGCGAAAGCCTGGCGGTTGGAAGTCCATGCCTTATATTTTGG GAAATGAATCTTTTGAGAGATTAGCCTCAATTGGACTGGTCGCGAACTTCACGGTGTTTCTAATGACAGTGTTTCATATGGACCAAGTATCATCATCGAACCTTATCAACATTTGGTCAGGAGTTTCCAATTTTGCCCCTCTCATTGGAGCTTTCATCTCCGATGCCTATGTCGGCAAGTTCTGGGTCATCGCATTCTCCTCCTTTGCTACTCTTTCG GGAATGGTGACCATGACCTTAATTGTGGGACTACCAAAATTGCATCCACCATCATGCACCACTCAACAAGCCCGACTCAACCAGTGTCAAGCTCCAACCAATAGACAGTTTGGTATCTTGGTCTTAGCCCTCGGGTTCTTATCTATAGGGACAGGTGGGATAAGACCATGTAGTCTTCCATTCGGAGTTGATCAGTTTGACCCAACCACAGATGAAGGTAGAAAAGGGATCAACAGTTTCTTTAATTGGTACTACACCACCTTCACTATTATCGTACTCACTGCCTTGACCCTTGTGGTCTACATCcaagactcggtgagttgggtttGGGGATTCGGTATCCCAACGATGCTTATGGCATTTTCCATTGTGTTGTTCTTTATTGGTACCcatgtatatatttatgtaaaaCCCGAGGGAAGTATTTTCTCTGGAATTGCTCAGACACTTGTTGCGGCTTACAAGAAACGTAAACTTGAAGTTCCTAGAGGTGAAAAGGAAATGACTAGAGGGAAATTATATGATCCACCTATGAAGGGAATGTATGAAGTCCCAAAGTTGCTTCTAACCGATCGGTTCAG GTTTCTAAACAAAGGAGCTATTGTATTAGATGGTGACATAAACCCTAATGGATCTAGAACAAGTGCTTGGAAGTTGGCTAGTATACAACAAATCGAGGAAGTAAAATGTTTGATAAAAGTTATTCCGATAGTAGCTTCTGGCATTATTTGTTTCACCGCGATACTCCAACAAGGGACTTTCACTGTGTCCCAGGCACTAAAGATGAATCGTCATTTGGGTCCAAACTTTCAAATCCCAGCAGGCTCCATTGGTGTCATATCCATGATCACCATTGGGATATGGCTCCCTATATATGATAGGATTCTTATTCCCTTAATAAGAAAGATCACGAAAATCGAGACAGGAATCACACTCCTTCAACGTATCGGAATTGGAATTGTGTTTTCTATTTTATCAATGATTGTTGCCGCATTTATTGAGAAAATGAGACGTGATTCTGCAAATTACCACAATCGGGTAGATGGGGTTGCACCCATGTCAGTCATGTGGCTCGCACCACAACTGATCTTGATGGGGTTTGCTGAGGCGTTTAGTATTCTTGGTCAACTAGAATTTTACTATAAGGAGTTCCCTGATAATATGAAAAGTGTTGCAAATGCGATGTTCTTTGTGACTGCTGGAGTGGCGAATTATGTGAGTAGTGCGTTGGTTTCAATGGTGCATAATGTCACTGGAAAACATGGGCAACCCGATTGGTTGACGGCTAATATAAATGAAGCTAAGGTTGATTACTTTTACTATGTGCTTGCTGGATTAGGGGTCTTGAATTTGGTTTATTATCTTGTAGTTGCTTCTCGATATAGATATAAGGAAAACACTCGAGATATTGAAGAGGAACCACAATTCGATGTTGAGTTATATGGTGTTAAAAAATAG